DNA sequence from the Gammaproteobacteria bacterium genome:
TGGCATCTTCACCTTCTCGCTTAACATCTGCCAACCCGATAGGAACCATGTGCTCACCATCCGGGACCTCACCTTTACTGGTATAGATTCGTTTGTACTCGAAGAACATCACCGGATCCGGCGAACGTATGGCCGTTTTAAACAAGCCTTTCGCATCCGCCGGTGTAGACGGCACCACCACCTGCAATCCGGGCACATGCATAAACCACGACTCCATAATCTGCGAATGCTGTGCAGCCAGCAGTCGACCGACACCGCATGGCAGACGAATCACCATCGGCACGCTGCCCTGGCCACCACTCATATAACGCATTTTTGCAGCCTGATTAACGACCTCGTCCATAGCGCACGTCACAAAATCAAGATACATCAACTCAACCACGGGCCTCATACCCGCCAGCGCAGCGCCGACAGCAACTCCAACAATACCTGCTTCCGCAATCGGCGTCTCAAATATCCGACCTGGGAAACGTTCTGCAACGCCTTCGGTCACCTTGTACGGGCCTCCGTGCGCAATCACATCTTCTCCAATGACAAATATCGAGTCATCTCGTGCCATTTCCTCATGGAGTCCCTCTCGAAGCGCTTCATTGAATGCCATGGTTTTCATCACGCCACCTCCTGAACCGGCGCTACAACGTCGGTTGTAACGTCCTCAGCGCTTGGCCAGGGGCTTTCCTCGGCAAATTGGGTCGCGGCACTCATTTCAGCCTTCGCCTCAGCCTGTATCGACTGATCCTGTTCTTCGGTCAGCCAGTCTCGATCGCGCATGAACTGGGCCAGCAGTTTTATCGGGTCCCGGTTTTCCTTCCATTCATCGACTTCTTCGGCTGAACGATACTGTTGCTCGTCGCCCAGGCTGTGGCCATAGAACCGATAAGTACGCGCTTCTAGCAGAGTGGGCCCGCCGCCCTCGCGTGCACGCTTCACGGCCTCGGCTGCGGCTTCATACACCTCTACAACATCCTGGCCATCTACCGACACGCCGGGAATTGCATAAGATGCCGCCATGTCTGCGACCGAGTCCACGACCGCTACGTTCATACGCGGTACCCACTGCTGATACCCGTTATTCTCACAAACATAGACAACCGGCAGGGTCCAGAGCGAACCCATGGTGATCGCTTCGTGAAAAGTACCCCGAGCGGCTGCCCCGTCACCAAAAAAGCACACTGACACCTGATCAGTGCCGCGGAGCTTACTGGCCAGTGCTGTACCGGTCGTGGGGCCAATACCCGCACCTACAATGCCATTCGCGCCCAGCATATTGAGTGAGAAATCTGCGACGTGCATCGAGCCGCCTTTGCCCTTGCAGGTGCCCGTTGCTTTACCCCACAACTCTGCCATCATCCGGTCTGATTTTGCGCCTTTCGCCAAGCAGTGGCCGTGACTGCGATGTGTTCCAAGAACGTAATCATCGTCCCTCAGGTTTGCACACACTCCCGTGGCGACGGCTTCCTCCCCACAATACATGTGCAAAGTACCGACAACGTTACCCAGATTTGTCTGGCGATCCGCTTCCTCTTCAAATAGGCGAATGCGCCACATGTCTGTGTATATTTTCTGGCAGATGTCTGCTGACAGATCCATGTGATTTCCCCCTTAATATTCCTTACAACAATTTTAGAACCCGGTTGAACTCTTAGGGTAAGTCTAGGGGAAAATACGCTATGATTACCAGCCTATACCCACAGAACATTCAGTCTGGATTATCCGTATCCGGCCAGTTGACTTGAAACAAGATCGAGAGGGAAGCATGCGTTTAAAGAACAAGGTTGCCATAGTGACGGGTGGTGCGTCCGGCATCGGTGCAGCAACTTGTCGGCTCTACGCTCAGGAGGGTGCTGCCGGGATCGTGGTGGCTGACATTAACGAGGAGGGGGGCCAGTCAGTTGCGAACAATATCGTTGAAGCAGGTGGAGAGGCTATTTTTATCCATCTGGATGTTAGCGTGGAGTCCCAATGGATCGATACCGTGAATGCAGCCGTCAAACGCTATGGCCGACTCGATATCACGGTCAACAATGCAGGAATGTCTGTCCCGGAATCCAGAGTAAAGGTTGAGGAAACCACCGTTGAAATCTGGGATCGCCTGCATGCTGTGAACTCAACAGGCGTATTCCTAGGCACCAAACACTCGATCCCGCCAATGCGCGAAAACGGCGGAGGGTCAATCATCAATATCTCTTCAATC
Encoded proteins:
- a CDS encoding thiamine pyrophosphate-dependent dehydrogenase E1 component subunit alpha, coding for MDLSADICQKIYTDMWRIRLFEEEADRQTNLGNVVGTLHMYCGEEAVATGVCANLRDDDYVLGTHRSHGHCLAKGAKSDRMMAELWGKATGTCKGKGGSMHVADFSLNMLGANGIVGAGIGPTTGTALASKLRGTDQVSVCFFGDGAAARGTFHEAITMGSLWTLPVVYVCENNGYQQWVPRMNVAVVDSVADMAASYAIPGVSVDGQDVVEVYEAAAEAVKRAREGGGPTLLEARTYRFYGHSLGDEQQYRSAEEVDEWKENRDPIKLLAQFMRDRDWLTEEQDQSIQAEAKAEMSAATQFAEESPWPSAEDVTTDVVAPVQEVA
- a CDS encoding alpha-ketoacid dehydrogenase subunit beta, coding for MKTMAFNEALREGLHEEMARDDSIFVIGEDVIAHGGPYKVTEGVAERFPGRIFETPIAEAGIVGVAVGAALAGMRPVVELMYLDFVTCAMDEVVNQAAKMRYMSGGQGSVPMVIRLPCGVGRLLAAQHSQIMESWFMHVPGLQVVVPSTPADAKGLFKTAIRSPDPVMFFEYKRIYTSKGEVPDGEHMVPIGLADVKREGEDATIIAIGPMVQKSLEAAITLEDDGHDVEVVDPRSLSPLDTDTICSSVSKTGRAIVCGEDSVFAGAVSEIAAMIGENCFHDLKAPVARVGSPHVPMPFSAELVKHVVPSSESVVSAVQAVMS
- a CDS encoding glucose 1-dehydrogenase; translated protein: MRLKNKVAIVTGGASGIGAATCRLYAQEGAAGIVVADINEEGGQSVANNIVEAGGEAIFIHLDVSVESQWIDTVNAAVKRYGRLDITVNNAGMSVPESRVKVEETTVEIWDRLHAVNSTGVFLGTKHSIPPMRENGGGSIINISSIYGIVGSTGTTAYHSAKGSVRTFTKAAAIQYAPVLIRCNSIHPGFTDTGMTAAVHADPQEWNKRVSQTPIGRMGTAEDIAWGCVFLAADESSFITGAELVIDGGMTAQ